A stretch of the Salvelinus fontinalis isolate EN_2023a chromosome 22, ASM2944872v1, whole genome shotgun sequence genome encodes the following:
- the LOC129819758 gene encoding major histocompatibility complex class I-related gene protein-like isoform X1 yields the protein MFFPTDIYSLSYIYTALSKPLELPGIHEFTAMGLMNNRQIDYYDSVSKKKIPKQDWMRATLPADYWEKGTQSRKSKEQWFKVNVNILMKRMRHNNTDVHILQWKVGCEIDQQSDGTLKFIKGTDQYSYDGDDFLAFDDDTMQWVALVDQAEPTKRKWDGVQILNTYTKGYLEKDKEFSRADSPTKVYAFAKKAKTAGHVRLTCMGTGFYPRDVFMHIKKNGVPLTKHDGVQSTGVLPNDDDTYQIRMSVQIPEADKETYECFVSHRALKEPIVGKWDGECCDCSSFGAVVIGTVIAIIVVLILVLVVLFVLHRRGTIVIPGLRTGANGNGAAVMCEKEIARWIDDHWWPNFLTGPRRNINSFHNFIGWLLITLFSYTDSFS from the exons atgtttttccCTACAGACATCTACTCCCTGAGCTACATCTACACTGCCCTGTCAAAGCCACTAGAATTGcctggtatccatgagttcactGCCATGGGTCTGATGAACAACAGACAGATTGATTACTATGACAGTGTGTCAAAGAAGAAGATTCCCAAACAGGACTGGATGAGGGCGACGCTGCCAGCAGACTACTGGGAAAAAGGCACTCAGTCACGCAAGAGCAAGGAGCAGTGGTTCAAAGTCAACGTCAACATCTTGATGAAGCGCATGAGGCACAACAACACTG ATGTGCATATTCTTCAGTGGAAGGTTGGCTGTGAGATTGACCAACAGAGTGACGGCACACTGAAATTCATAAAGGGCACCGACCAATACAGCTACGATGGAGACGACTTCCTTGCCTTTGATGATGACACTATGCAGTGGGTGGCCCTAGTTGATCAAGCTGAGCCGACTAAGAGGAAGTGGGACGGGGTGCAGATCCTCAACACGTACACCAAGGGCTACCTGGAGAAGGACAAGGAATTCAGTAGGGCTGATT CCCCTACAAAGGTCTATGCATTTGCAAAAAAGGCCAAAACTGCAGGACATGTCCGACTGACCTGCATGGGCACAGGTTTCTATCCCAGAGATGTGTTTATGCATATTAAGAAGAATGGTGTTCCATTGACCAAACATGATGGAGTGCAGTCTACAGGAGTCCTACCAAATGATGATGACACCTACCAGATCAGGATGAGTGTGCAGATCCCAGAGGCAGATAAGGAAACTTATGAATGCTTTGTCAGCCATAGAGCATTGAAGGAGCCAATTGTTGGAAAATGGG ATGGAGAATGTTGTGATTGCAGTAGTTTCGGTGCTGTAGTCATTGGGACAGTCATCGCCATTATTGTAGTTCTGATCTTGGTTTTGGTGGTCCTGTTTGTTCTGCACAGAAGAGGGACAATTG TGATTCCTGGCTTGAGAACTGGAG CTAATGGCAATGGAGCGGCTGTAATGTGTGAAAAGGAAATAGCAAG GTGGATAGATGACCATTGGTGGCCAAACTTCCTGACCGGACCACGAAGGAACATTAATTCATTTCATAATTTTATAGGATGGCTATTGATAACACTATTCAGTTACACAGATTCATTCTCATAA
- the LOC129819758 gene encoding major histocompatibility complex class I-related gene protein-like isoform X2, with amino-acid sequence MMNISHLTVFVLYFSLECICQSDIYSLSYIYTALSKPLELPGIHEFTAMGLMNNRQIDYYDSVSKKKIPKQDWMRATLPADYWEKGTQSRKSKEQWFKVNVNILMKRMRHNNTDVHILQWKVGCEIDQQSDGTLKFIKGTDQYSYDGDDFLAFDDDTMQWVALVDQAEPTKRKWDGVQILNTYTKGYLEKDKEFSRADSPTKVYAFAKKAKTAGHVRLTCMGTGFYPRDVFMHIKKNGVPLTKHDGVQSTGVLPNDDDTYQIRMSVQIPEADKETYECFVSHRALKEPIVGKWDGECCDCSSFGAVVIGTVIAIIVVLILVLVVLFVLHRRGTIGRS; translated from the exons ACATCTACTCCCTGAGCTACATCTACACTGCCCTGTCAAAGCCACTAGAATTGcctggtatccatgagttcactGCCATGGGTCTGATGAACAACAGACAGATTGATTACTATGACAGTGTGTCAAAGAAGAAGATTCCCAAACAGGACTGGATGAGGGCGACGCTGCCAGCAGACTACTGGGAAAAAGGCACTCAGTCACGCAAGAGCAAGGAGCAGTGGTTCAAAGTCAACGTCAACATCTTGATGAAGCGCATGAGGCACAACAACACTG ATGTGCATATTCTTCAGTGGAAGGTTGGCTGTGAGATTGACCAACAGAGTGACGGCACACTGAAATTCATAAAGGGCACCGACCAATACAGCTACGATGGAGACGACTTCCTTGCCTTTGATGATGACACTATGCAGTGGGTGGCCCTAGTTGATCAAGCTGAGCCGACTAAGAGGAAGTGGGACGGGGTGCAGATCCTCAACACGTACACCAAGGGCTACCTGGAGAAGGACAAGGAATTCAGTAGGGCTGATT CCCCTACAAAGGTCTATGCATTTGCAAAAAAGGCCAAAACTGCAGGACATGTCCGACTGACCTGCATGGGCACAGGTTTCTATCCCAGAGATGTGTTTATGCATATTAAGAAGAATGGTGTTCCATTGACCAAACATGATGGAGTGCAGTCTACAGGAGTCCTACCAAATGATGATGACACCTACCAGATCAGGATGAGTGTGCAGATCCCAGAGGCAGATAAGGAAACTTATGAATGCTTTGTCAGCCATAGAGCATTGAAGGAGCCAATTGTTGGAAAATGGG ATGGAGAATGTTGTGATTGCAGTAGTTTCGGTGCTGTAGTCATTGGGACAGTCATCGCCATTATTGTAGTTCTGATCTTGGTTTTGGTGGTCCTGTTTGTTCTGCACAGAAGAGGGACAATTGGTAGGTCTTGA